Below is a genomic region from Candidatus Diapherotrites archaeon.
GGAGCTTTTCAGCGAGCCGGATCCGACCGAACTGGCGGTCAAGGTTGTCGACAAGAACAAAATCAATGAAATCGCCGGCCGGATCGAGGCAAAGCTTGAGCGCAAGCACGGCGAAAAAAAATTCCAGGTCCTCACTCCGGACAACATTCTTGAGCAGACAAACGCCATTCTCGGCGTATTGCAGGTGGTCGTGCTCGCCATTGCGGCAATTTCGCTTGTTGTCGGGGGCATAGGCATAATGAACACAATGGCGATGGCGGTCATTGACCGGACATCCGAAATCGGCCTGATGAAGGCTGTCGGCGCGACAAACACGAAAATCCTCTCGGTTTTCCTGGCTGAAGCCGGAATGATCGGCCTTTTCGGCGGCCTTCTGGGCACGGTTTCCGGTTACCTTATTGCTTTCGGCATCAGCGCTGTAGTGTCCGGCCAGTTTGCCATTCCCATCACAGTTGACCTGGCTTTTGTAGCGCAGGTCCTCGGCTTTTCCCTGCTGGTTGGAATGATTTCGGGCTTTTTGCCCGCGCAGAGGGCCGCAAAAATGGATCCCACGGAAGCGCTGAGATATGAATGAAATTGCCATATATTTGTAGCTGGTGTGAGCGATGTTTGACAGGGAACTTTTGCAGAAGGCTTTGCAGGACATAAACAGCCAGGGCATCCGCGGCAAGCTCACGGTGCTGGGCCTTGTCATAGGCATAGCGTCGATTTTCATGCTCATTTCGCTTGGCCAGAGCCTTGAAAGCTCGGTCCAGCAGCAGTTTGAAACCCTTGGCACGCAAACCCTGATAGTTTTGCCCGGAAAAGGCTTTATCGACACTGCTTTTGTGAAACTCGGCAGGAACGATGCAAAGCACATCGAAGGCCTTGTCGGAGTCGAGTTTGCCGCAGAAATCTACTTCAAAACCCTGCAGGTCAGGCACGGCACGGAAAAGAAAACAGCGCTTGTCGTCGGCGTCGAAGCCGACAAAATGGATAATTTCGGGGCGCTCAACATCCTCAATGTCGACAATGGCAGGGTTTTCGGGGCAAAGGAAAAGTTTGCCGCGATCGCGGGAAAGTCTTTTGCCGAAAACGCGTTCAAGGAAGCCATTGTGCCCAAGAAAAAGATCGAAATCGAGGACAAGAAATTCGAGATAACCGGCATAAACGCAAAACCCAACAACACGTTCGCAGGCTTTTTTGACAATGCCGTGCTCATAAACAAGGATACGCTCAACGAGATAACGCCGGAACCAATCTATCCGCTCAGGATTTTCGCGAAAGTGGCTGACGGCGTGGATGCCGAAGAAGTGAAGGCGCGCATCGGGCGCAGGCTCGAAAAAGATCACGGGGAAGAGGATTTCCGCGTCCTCGATGCAAAACAATTGGCTGAAACCGCGACAAGCGTTCTGGCAGTGGCCCAAATCTTTTTGGTCGGAATAGCCTTCATCTCGCTTTTGGTTGGCGCAATCGGCATAATGAACACGATGCTCATGGCGGTAACTGAGCGGACAAAGGAGATTGGCATAATGAAGGCGGTCGGTGCAACCGACAGGCAGGTTTTGGCAATGTTTTTGACTGAATCCGCGCTGATCGGCCTGCTTGGAGGCATAATCGGCGTCATTCTGGGCTCGCTGCTTTTCTTCGGCCTGGCGTTTGCCGCAAGCTATGCCGGTTTCAGCCTACCCGCTGACCTGAACTTCGGCCTCGCGATCGGCGCAATGCTGTTCTCTGCAATAATCGGCATGCTGTCCGGCACAATCCCTTCACTGCAGGCCG
It encodes:
- a CDS encoding ABC transporter permease; amino-acid sequence: MFDRELLQKALQDINSQGIRGKLTVLGLVIGIASIFMLISLGQSLESSVQQQFETLGTQTLIVLPGKGFIDTAFVKLGRNDAKHIEGLVGVEFAAEIYFKTLQVRHGTEKKTALVVGVEADKMDNFGALNILNVDNGRVFGAKEKFAAIAGKSFAENAFKEAIVPKKKIEIEDKKFEITGINAKPNNTFAGFFDNAVLINKDTLNEITPEPIYPLRIFAKVADGVDAEEVKARIGRRLEKDHGEEDFRVLDAKQLAETATSVLAVAQIFLVGIAFISLLVGAIGIMNTMLMAVTERTKEIGIMKAVGATDRQVLAMFLTESALIGLLGGIIGVILGSLLFFGLAFAASYAGFSLPADLNFGLAIGAMLFSAIIGMLSGTIPSLQAAKLDPVEAIRRK